In bacterium YEK0313, one genomic interval encodes:
- the nphR_1 gene encoding Transcriptional activator NphR, producing MVRAGECIAIPAGLPHRSLPHDAAATNCLNIYAPLDFGEPAVLAVPDALDAARRADGATLLALLARRLGRTEQARAFGCAQPADWQLPTGRLTIGRIAAASGISREEFSRRFARTTGLPPHAYRIIRRLNEARRRLRGSEPLAAVAAELGFADQSHFGRQFVRVFGVSPAAYRTGRPPSQMIQTAPPS from the coding sequence GTGGTACGGGCAGGCGAGTGCATCGCCATACCGGCCGGCCTCCCGCATCGCAGCTTGCCGCACGATGCCGCCGCGACCAACTGCCTCAACATCTACGCGCCGCTCGACTTCGGCGAGCCGGCCGTCCTGGCCGTTCCGGATGCGCTGGACGCGGCGCGCCGGGCGGATGGCGCGACGCTGCTGGCACTGCTTGCCCGGCGGCTGGGCCGAACGGAACAGGCGCGTGCCTTCGGCTGCGCACAGCCTGCCGATTGGCAATTGCCGACGGGGCGCCTGACGATCGGGCGGATCGCCGCCGCGAGCGGGATCAGCCGCGAGGAGTTCAGTCGGCGTTTCGCCCGCACGACCGGCCTGCCGCCGCACGCCTACCGGATCATCCGTCGCCTGAACGAGGCACGGCGCCGGCTGCGCGGGAGCGAGCCGCTCGCAGCCGTCGCCGCCGAGCTCGGCTTTGCCGACCAGAGCCATTTCGGGCGGCAGTTCGTCCGGGTTTTCGGCGTCTCGCCCGCCGCCTACCGGACCGGACGCCCGCCATCACAAATGATCCAGACCGCGCCGCCGTCTTGA
- the metG_1 gene encoding Methionine--tRNA ligase, with protein MAKALITSALPYINGTKHLGNFAGSLLPADIHARYRRQIGDETLFICATDEHGTPAELAAAAAGLPVADYCRAQHDRQAEIYRRFGLSFDHFGRTSSARSHARTQHFFQALDARGFIAERVLDQVYSPADGRFLPDRYIIGTCPHCGFADARGDQCESCTRPLDPTDLRAPRSALSGSTVLEVRPSRHLFLRQSALADALEGWLATRRGWPPLATSIARKWLDEGLKDRCITRDLAWGVPVPKPGFEDKVFYVWFDAPIGYIAATEDWAAEAPDRRDWRSWWYAAGNVDYVQFLGKDNVPFHAVSFPATELGSGEPWKTVDVIKAVNWLTYEGGKFSTSRGRGVFLDEALDLLQPDYWRWWLAANAPENHDTDFSFGRFATDVNNDLADTFGNLVHRVLSFVAGRFGGVVPAGGAPGDREARLACQLGGHLAALRSEQDGRALRKSANEIRAIWRLANGYVAEAAPWAAIRTDPDAAAAATRVAVNLVACASAVAWPVIPETAETVLAALGLATVPPPLPRTAGEALDLVPGGTQVAIPPILFARLDEDWAAASRARFSGRAPGAGREA; from the coding sequence ATGGCCAAGGCTCTGATCACCAGCGCGTTGCCTTACATCAACGGCACCAAACATCTCGGAAACTTCGCCGGCTCCCTGCTGCCGGCCGACATCCATGCCCGCTACCGGCGCCAGATCGGCGACGAGACGCTGTTCATCTGCGCGACCGACGAGCACGGGACGCCGGCCGAGCTCGCGGCCGCGGCCGCAGGCCTGCCGGTGGCGGACTATTGCCGCGCGCAGCATGACCGGCAGGCCGAGATCTACAGGCGGTTCGGCCTGTCCTTCGACCATTTCGGCCGGACCTCCTCGGCGCGCAGCCATGCCCGCACCCAGCATTTCTTCCAGGCGCTCGATGCGCGCGGCTTCATCGCCGAGCGCGTGCTCGACCAGGTCTATTCGCCTGCCGATGGCCGCTTCCTGCCGGATCGCTACATCATCGGGACCTGCCCGCATTGCGGTTTCGCGGACGCCCGCGGTGACCAGTGCGAAAGCTGCACGCGCCCGCTCGATCCGACCGACCTGCGCGCGCCCCGCTCGGCGTTGTCGGGCAGCACGGTCCTGGAGGTGCGCCCGTCGCGCCACCTGTTCCTGCGCCAGTCGGCCCTGGCGGATGCGCTCGAAGGCTGGCTCGCAACGCGGCGGGGCTGGCCGCCGCTCGCCACCTCCATCGCGCGCAAATGGCTCGACGAGGGCCTGAAGGATCGCTGCATCACCCGCGATCTCGCCTGGGGTGTGCCGGTGCCGAAGCCGGGCTTCGAGGACAAGGTCTTTTATGTCTGGTTCGATGCGCCGATCGGCTATATCGCGGCGACCGAGGACTGGGCGGCGGAGGCGCCGGACCGGCGCGACTGGCGCAGCTGGTGGTATGCGGCCGGCAATGTCGACTACGTGCAGTTCCTGGGCAAGGACAATGTGCCGTTCCATGCCGTGAGCTTCCCGGCGACCGAGCTCGGCTCGGGCGAGCCGTGGAAGACCGTCGACGTGATCAAGGCGGTGAACTGGCTGACCTATGAGGGCGGCAAGTTCTCGACCAGCCGCGGGCGCGGCGTGTTCCTGGACGAGGCGCTGGATCTGCTCCAGCCCGACTACTGGCGCTGGTGGCTGGCCGCCAACGCGCCGGAGAACCACGATACCGATTTCAGCTTCGGGCGTTTCGCGACCGACGTGAACAACGACCTGGCCGACACGTTCGGCAACCTCGTCCACCGCGTGCTGAGCTTCGTTGCCGGCCGCTTCGGCGGCGTGGTGCCGGCGGGTGGTGCACCCGGCGACCGGGAGGCGCGGCTTGCATGTCAGCTCGGCGGGCATCTCGCGGCCTTGAGGTCCGAGCAGGATGGCCGGGCCCTGCGCAAGAGCGCGAACGAGATCCGCGCGATCTGGCGCCTGGCCAATGGTTATGTCGCCGAAGCCGCGCCCTGGGCGGCGATCCGCACCGACCCGGATGCGGCGGCGGCGGCGACGCGTGTCGCCGTCAACCTCGTGGCTTGCGCCAGTGCCGTCGCGTGGCCGGTCATTCCGGAAACCGCCGAGACGGTGCTGGCCGCGCTCGGCCTGGCCACCGTGCCGCCGCCGCTGCCGCGCACGGCGGGCGAGGCTCTCGACCTCGTGCCAGGCGGAACGCAGGTCGCGATCCCGCCCATCCTGTTCGCGCGGCTCGACGAGGACTGGGCGGCGGCAAGCCGCGCCCGGTTCTCCGGCCGGGCCCCGGGCGCCGGCAGGGAGGCGTGA
- the leuA_1 gene encoding 2-isopropylmalate synthase codes for MMLSNPDSKYRPFQPPVHLPDRQWPTRQITAAPRWVSTDLRDGNQALADPMGVEKKLRFYDMLLKIGFKEIEIGFPSASQTEFDFVRSLIEGGRIPDDVTVQVLTQAREDLIARTFESLKGVRQAIVHLYVATAPLFRRVVFGMAKEEIVALSVAGARAMLAESRKQPETRWTFEYSPETFSFTEPEFALEVCERVLDVFQPTPDHPVILNLPATVEVAMPNVYADQIEWFCRNISRRDSVVISLHPHNDRGTGVAATELALLAGADRVEGCLFGNGERTGNVDLVTLALNLYTQGIDPGLDFSTMRDVVSTVEHCNGLPVHPRHPYAGELVFTAFSGSHQDAIKKGFAAHETRNDGVWEMPYLPIDPADLGETYEAVIRVNSQSGKGGVAWVMEQDRGLKLPRRLQVDFSRAVQEAADRTGREMTAESIWEIFQSAYHLTGDQRFALVDYEEGGVHRPGESRRFVGRIRMDGQDRVISGRGNGLISGVVAALEESCGLSIEIVDYQEHALRRGSDAQAAAYVECRLADGRTVFGVGIDADVAMASVKAVLSAANAA; via the coding sequence ATGATGCTGAGCAATCCGGATTCGAAATATCGCCCGTTCCAGCCCCCGGTTCATCTGCCCGACCGGCAATGGCCGACCCGCCAGATCACCGCCGCGCCGCGCTGGGTCTCGACCGACCTGCGCGACGGCAACCAGGCGCTCGCCGACCCGATGGGGGTCGAAAAGAAGCTGCGCTTCTACGACATGCTGCTGAAGATCGGCTTCAAGGAAATCGAGATCGGATTTCCTTCCGCCTCGCAGACCGAATTCGACTTCGTGCGCAGCCTCATCGAGGGCGGCAGGATCCCCGACGACGTCACCGTCCAGGTGCTGACCCAGGCGCGCGAGGACCTGATTGCGCGCACCTTCGAATCGCTGAAGGGCGTCCGCCAGGCCATCGTGCATCTCTATGTCGCCACCGCTCCCCTGTTCCGCCGGGTCGTGTTCGGCATGGCGAAGGAGGAGATCGTCGCCCTGTCGGTCGCCGGCGCGCGCGCCATGCTGGCCGAAAGCCGCAAGCAGCCGGAAACCCGCTGGACCTTCGAATATTCGCCGGAAACCTTCTCCTTCACCGAGCCGGAATTCGCGCTGGAGGTCTGCGAGCGCGTGCTCGACGTGTTCCAGCCGACGCCGGACCACCCGGTCATCCTCAATCTGCCGGCGACCGTCGAGGTCGCCATGCCCAATGTCTATGCCGACCAGATCGAATGGTTCTGCCGCAACATTTCGCGGCGCGATTCGGTGGTCATCAGTCTGCACCCCCACAACGACCGGGGAACGGGCGTCGCCGCGACCGAACTCGCCCTGCTGGCGGGCGCCGACCGCGTCGAAGGCTGCCTGTTCGGCAATGGCGAGCGCACGGGCAATGTCGACCTGGTCACTCTGGCCCTGAATCTCTACACGCAGGGCATCGATCCAGGTCTCGATTTCTCCACGATGCGCGACGTCGTCAGCACCGTCGAGCACTGCAACGGCCTGCCGGTTCATCCGCGCCACCCCTATGCCGGCGAGCTGGTGTTCACCGCCTTTTCGGGCTCGCACCAGGACGCCATCAAGAAGGGCTTTGCCGCGCACGAGACGCGCAATGACGGCGTCTGGGAAATGCCCTATCTGCCGATCGATCCGGCCGATCTCGGCGAGACCTACGAAGCCGTGATCCGGGTGAACTCCCAGTCCGGAAAGGGCGGCGTCGCCTGGGTCATGGAACAGGATCGCGGGCTGAAGCTGCCGCGCCGCCTGCAGGTGGACTTCAGCCGGGCGGTGCAGGAGGCGGCCGATCGCACGGGCCGCGAAATGACCGCCGAGAGCATCTGGGAGATTTTCCAGAGCGCCTATCATCTCACCGGCGACCAGCGTTTCGCCCTCGTCGATTACGAGGAGGGCGGCGTTCACCGGCCGGGCGAGAGCCGGCGCTTCGTCGGCCGGATCCGCATGGATGGACAGGACAGGGTGATCTCCGGGCGCGGCAACGGTCTCATTTCCGGTGTCGTCGCCGCGCTCGAGGAGAGCTGCGGCCTGTCGATCGAGATCGTCGACTATCAGGAGCACGCGCTGCGGCGCGGCTCCGACGCCCAGGCGGCTGCCTATGTCGAATGCCGCCTCGCGGATGGCCGCACCGTCTTTGGCGTCGGCATCGATGCCGATGTGGCCATGGCTTCGGTCAAGGCGGTGCTGAGCGCCGCCAACGCGGCCTGA
- a CDS encoding Bacterial regulatory proteins, tetR family, producing the protein MTIRPDQQASASRRTSVGARRNPATERAVLDAARALMVDKGYAGFSIDEVARRAGAGKPTIYRWWPTKADLIVAVYSEEKAAAIVPPDTGSLARDLVDYTEALWRFWRETPSGRAFRGLIAEAQASEAALEALRDKFLPARTRELRGLFARGAARGEIAAADADLLLVLYIGFNWYWLLTGNVAFDRDATARVADILVRGASVRP; encoded by the coding sequence GTGACGATCAGGCCGGACCAGCAGGCTTCCGCTTCGCGCCGCACCTCGGTGGGCGCCAGGCGCAATCCGGCGACCGAACGCGCGGTGCTCGATGCGGCCCGGGCGCTGATGGTCGACAAGGGCTATGCCGGCTTTTCGATCGACGAGGTGGCGCGCCGGGCAGGAGCCGGCAAGCCGACCATCTATCGCTGGTGGCCGACCAAGGCCGATCTGATCGTCGCCGTCTATTCCGAGGAAAAGGCCGCGGCCATCGTGCCCCCGGATACCGGCTCGCTCGCGCGCGATCTCGTCGACTACACCGAGGCGCTTTGGCGCTTCTGGCGCGAAACGCCGTCCGGGCGCGCCTTCCGCGGACTGATTGCGGAGGCGCAGGCGAGCGAAGCCGCTCTGGAGGCTCTGCGCGACAAGTTCCTGCCGGCCCGCACGCGGGAGCTGAGGGGCCTGTTCGCGCGCGGCGCCGCGCGCGGTGAAATCGCCGCGGCCGACGCCGACCTGCTCCTCGTCCTCTATATCGGCTTCAACTGGTACTGGCTGCTGACCGGCAACGTCGCATTCGACCGCGATGCGACCGCGCGCGTTGCGGACATTCTGGTGCGCGGCGCCAGCGTGCGGCCGTGA
- a CDS encoding multidrug efflux system protein MdtL, with amino-acid sequence MNRNVILLCLCEALYVCYLSIGFTLISLVGQNLALDKNLATLPFSLTVVASAVTTIGASMLMARIGRRLGFMTGAVIGMAGGALATFAIMAGSFWLFCAGNFLMGMFKAFAQYYRFAAGEVTEPDRRASAISLVLAGGVIAAVGGPQLAAFSRDLLAPAVFAGSFAAITVLALLTFTLTAFLKVPPVTEAARASGGRPLADIMRTAPFVVAVTAGSVGYAVMGFVMTATPLAVIGCGYTVGEAATVIQWHLLGMFAPSFLTGRLSARIGSLKVILAGAVLSLSAAAAGAAGTSLGHFWTSLLMSGIGWNFMYVGATILLTEHHRPEERAKVQAANEFIMFTCVSLSTFIAGAFYNLYGWTAVALLGVPPVAVVLALTLWMMARGRPATRPA; translated from the coding sequence ATGAACCGCAACGTCATTCTTCTCTGCCTCTGCGAGGCACTCTATGTCTGCTACCTCTCGATCGGCTTCACGCTGATCAGCCTGGTCGGGCAGAACCTGGCGCTCGACAAGAATCTCGCCACCCTGCCCTTCTCGCTGACGGTGGTCGCCTCGGCTGTGACCACCATCGGCGCCTCCATGCTGATGGCGCGCATCGGCCGCCGGCTCGGCTTCATGACCGGCGCCGTGATCGGCATGGCGGGCGGCGCGCTCGCGACCTTCGCCATCATGGCCGGCAGCTTCTGGCTGTTCTGCGCCGGCAACTTCCTGATGGGCATGTTCAAGGCCTTTGCCCAATATTACCGCTTCGCGGCTGGCGAGGTCACCGAACCCGACAGGCGCGCCTCGGCGATCTCGCTGGTGCTCGCCGGTGGCGTGATCGCGGCCGTCGGCGGCCCGCAGCTTGCCGCCTTCAGCCGCGACCTCCTGGCGCCGGCCGTCTTTGCCGGTTCCTTTGCGGCGATCACCGTACTGGCTCTGCTCACCTTCACGCTGACCGCGTTCCTGAAGGTGCCGCCCGTGACGGAGGCCGCCAGGGCCTCCGGTGGCCGGCCGCTGGCGGACATCATGAGGACCGCGCCGTTCGTCGTCGCGGTCACGGCGGGCTCGGTCGGCTATGCGGTGATGGGGTTCGTCATGACCGCGACGCCGCTTGCGGTCATCGGCTGCGGCTACACGGTCGGCGAGGCCGCGACCGTCATCCAGTGGCATCTCCTCGGCATGTTCGCCCCCTCGTTCCTGACCGGCCGGCTGTCGGCCAGGATCGGCTCGCTGAAAGTGATCCTGGCAGGCGCAGTGCTGTCGCTGTCGGCGGCGGCCGCGGGAGCCGCCGGCACCAGCCTCGGCCATTTCTGGACGAGCCTGCTGATGAGCGGCATCGGCTGGAACTTCATGTATGTCGGTGCCACCATCCTGCTGACCGAGCATCATCGGCCGGAAGAGCGGGCCAAGGTCCAGGCGGCGAACGAATTCATCATGTTCACCTGCGTGTCGCTCTCCACCTTCATCGCCGGAGCCTTCTACAACCTCTATGGCTGGACCGCGGTCGCCCTCCTCGGCGTGCCGCCGGTCGCGGTGGTGCTGGCGCTGACGCTCTGGATGATGGCGCGCGGGCGCCCGGCCACACGGCCCGCATGA
- the inhA_2 gene encoding Isonitrile hydratase — protein sequence MSDAIPAKPLEIGLLFFPGMTQLDVTGPFEVFARLPNARIHLLWKRIEPVVSDVGLPLVPTTTFADCPDLDVLCVGGGPGQVDVMDDDDLLAFLRDKGGSARYLTSVCAGSLMLGGAGLLNGYRSACHWLLVDQLAAFGAIPVDERVVVDRNRISGGGVTAGIDFGFQVAALLCGEEIARRLQLFLEYQPQPPFDITVQNAPAELLGDIRAAAAPMVRARAEAGRRALAKLAARKPEAA from the coding sequence ATGTCCGACGCAATACCGGCCAAACCGCTCGAAATCGGCCTCCTGTTCTTTCCCGGAATGACCCAACTCGATGTCACCGGACCGTTCGAAGTCTTCGCGCGCCTGCCCAATGCGCGCATCCACCTGCTGTGGAAGCGGATCGAGCCGGTCGTCAGCGACGTCGGGCTGCCGCTGGTGCCGACCACCACCTTCGCCGACTGCCCCGATCTCGACGTCCTTTGCGTCGGCGGCGGGCCGGGCCAGGTCGACGTCATGGACGACGACGACCTTCTGGCCTTCCTGCGCGACAAGGGCGGTTCTGCGCGCTACCTGACCTCGGTTTGCGCCGGCAGTCTGATGCTCGGCGGCGCCGGCCTGCTCAACGGCTATCGCTCGGCCTGCCACTGGCTATTGGTCGACCAGCTCGCCGCCTTCGGCGCCATTCCGGTGGACGAACGCGTGGTGGTCGACCGCAACCGCATTTCCGGCGGCGGGGTGACGGCCGGCATCGATTTCGGCTTCCAGGTGGCGGCGCTCCTGTGCGGCGAGGAGATTGCGCGCCGACTGCAACTCTTCCTCGAATATCAGCCCCAGCCCCCCTTCGACATCACCGTCCAGAACGCACCGGCCGAGCTCCTCGGCGACATCCGCGCGGCGGCGGCGCCCATGGTGCGCGCGCGTGCCGAGGCAGGGCGGCGCGCTCTCGCGAAACTCGCGGCGCGGAAGCCGGAAGCGGCCTGA
- the cdhR_3 gene encoding HTH-type transcriptional regulator CdhR, with translation MSTAARRLIFVLFDGCLLLDFAGPLQVFELACETARDGEQPYAWQVASRAGGAVRTSSGMEVMTTALADCDAGDVDTLIVGGGPGVHRAAEDAALTAWFRAHAPSVRRVCSVCTGAFVLAAAGLLQGRRAVTHWGSCGLLSERYPDVAVSTDPVFVRDGEVWTSAGVTAGIDLALALVESDLGHREAMRVARRMVVFLKRPGGQAQFSVPLNLQSGEDDAFESLSAWIQDNLRGDLKVEALAERVGMSPRTFARVFRQKTGRTPGKVVEAFRLEAARRALEETAASMKEIAARAGFQDEEQMRRAFRRRLNVLPQDYRLRFRRDEGLAG, from the coding sequence ATGTCCACCGCTGCGAGACGCCTCATCTTCGTGCTGTTCGACGGCTGCCTGCTGCTCGATTTCGCCGGGCCCCTGCAGGTCTTCGAGCTCGCCTGCGAGACCGCCAGGGACGGCGAGCAGCCCTATGCCTGGCAGGTCGCCTCGCGCGCCGGCGGGGCGGTGCGCACCTCCTCGGGCATGGAGGTGATGACTACGGCGCTCGCCGATTGCGATGCGGGCGATGTCGACACCCTGATCGTCGGCGGCGGTCCGGGCGTCCACCGGGCCGCCGAGGATGCCGCGCTCACCGCCTGGTTCCGCGCCCACGCCCCGTCGGTGCGGCGTGTCTGCTCGGTCTGCACGGGCGCCTTCGTCCTGGCCGCCGCCGGCCTGCTGCAAGGACGGCGGGCCGTCACGCATTGGGGATCGTGCGGGCTGCTCAGCGAACGCTATCCCGACGTCGCCGTGTCGACCGATCCGGTCTTCGTTCGCGACGGTGAGGTCTGGACCTCGGCCGGAGTCACTGCCGGCATCGACCTTGCGCTCGCGCTCGTCGAAAGCGACCTCGGCCATCGCGAAGCGATGCGCGTCGCGCGCCGGATGGTCGTGTTCCTGAAGCGCCCGGGCGGCCAGGCGCAGTTCAGCGTGCCGCTGAACCTGCAATCGGGCGAGGATGACGCTTTCGAGAGCCTCTCGGCCTGGATCCAGGACAATCTGCGCGGCGATCTCAAGGTCGAGGCGCTGGCGGAGCGGGTCGGCATGAGTCCGCGCACCTTCGCCCGCGTGTTCCGGCAGAAGACCGGCCGTACGCCCGGCAAGGTGGTGGAGGCGTTCCGCCTGGAGGCCGCCCGGCGCGCATTGGAGGAAACGGCGGCCAGCATGAAGGAGATCGCGGCGCGCGCCGGCTTTCAGGACGAGGAGCAGATGCGCCGGGCCTTCCGCCGCCGGCTCAATGTCCTGCCGCAGGACTATCGCCTGCGCTTCCGCCGGGACGAAGGGCTGGCCGGCTAG
- the echA8_5 gene encoding putative enoyl-CoA hydratase echA8, giving the protein MDQGTVRYSREGAIAHVVFDRPQARNAMTWTMYEQLTEICATIKADRSLRAATFRGAGGKAFIAGTDIAQFRTFVSGDDGIAYEARIEAVLNALETLPVPTLAVIEGWCVGGGLAIAACCDLRIATPDAQFGVPIARTLGNCLSPANYARLVAELGVARTKRMLLMAETIAAAEAHAAGFLLDVVAGPLDERIAEITTRLSSHAPVTMRVSKEAIRRILHAVAVDGDDLIRQCYGSRDFKIGVEAFVAKRTPEWTGS; this is encoded by the coding sequence ATGGATCAGGGAACGGTCCGCTATTCCAGAGAGGGCGCCATCGCCCATGTCGTGTTCGACCGCCCCCAGGCGCGCAACGCGATGACCTGGACCATGTACGAACAGCTCACCGAGATCTGCGCCACCATCAAGGCCGACCGCAGCCTCAGAGCCGCGACGTTCCGCGGCGCCGGCGGCAAGGCCTTCATCGCCGGCACCGACATCGCCCAATTCCGGACCTTCGTCTCGGGCGATGACGGCATTGCCTACGAGGCGCGCATCGAGGCCGTGCTCAATGCGCTCGAGACGTTGCCGGTGCCAACGCTCGCCGTGATCGAGGGCTGGTGCGTCGGCGGCGGCCTGGCGATCGCGGCCTGCTGCGACCTGCGCATCGCGACGCCGGATGCCCAGTTCGGCGTGCCGATCGCCCGCACGCTCGGCAACTGCCTGTCGCCCGCCAACTATGCTCGGCTCGTCGCCGAGCTCGGCGTCGCGCGCACCAAGCGCATGCTCCTGATGGCCGAGACGATCGCGGCGGCGGAAGCCCATGCCGCCGGCTTCCTGCTCGACGTCGTCGCGGGCCCGCTCGACGAGCGGATCGCGGAGATCACCACGCGGCTGTCCAGCCATGCGCCGGTGACCATGCGGGTCAGCAAGGAAGCCATCCGGCGCATCCTGCACGCCGTCGCCGTCGACGGCGACGACCTGATCCGGCAGTGCTACGGCAGCCGCGACTTCAAGATCGGCGTCGAAGCCTTCGTCGCCAAGCGGACGCCGGAATGGACCGGTTCGTGA
- the puuD gene encoding Gamma-glutamyl-gamma-aminobutyrate hydrolase PuuD, with amino-acid sequence MKRPVVGVIGNAHVVENRFKVQMAGERNLHALSDVAGALPLIFAGMPDVTDIDALLGAVDGILLTGARANVHPSHFGTEPDSRHEPYDNERDSVSLPLIRACVERGIPLFGICRGFQEMNVAYGGSLHPEIRDLPGRMNHRMPRLENGEVHPDPAVVFADRHEVRLVPGGHFAQLFGREVVRVNSLHGQGILVPGTRIVVEGVAEDGTIEAIRIADAPAFALGVQWHAEFDPQTNPLNRALFQAFGAALRSGDARIAKSA; translated from the coding sequence ATGAAAAGACCTGTTGTCGGCGTCATCGGCAACGCCCATGTCGTCGAGAACCGCTTCAAGGTGCAGATGGCCGGCGAGCGCAACCTGCATGCGCTGAGCGACGTCGCCGGCGCGCTGCCGCTGATCTTCGCCGGCATGCCGGACGTCACCGACATCGACGCGCTGCTCGGCGCGGTCGACGGCATCCTGCTCACCGGGGCGCGCGCCAATGTCCATCCGAGCCATTTCGGCACCGAGCCGGACAGCCGCCACGAGCCTTACGACAATGAGCGCGACAGCGTCTCGCTGCCGCTGATCCGCGCCTGCGTCGAGCGCGGCATCCCGCTGTTCGGCATCTGCCGCGGCTTTCAGGAAATGAACGTTGCCTATGGCGGCTCGCTGCATCCGGAGATCCGCGATCTGCCGGGCCGGATGAACCATCGCATGCCGCGGCTGGAGAACGGCGAGGTGCATCCGGATCCTGCGGTGGTCTTCGCCGATCGCCACGAGGTGCGCCTCGTGCCCGGCGGCCATTTCGCCCAGCTGTTCGGCCGCGAGGTCGTCAGGGTCAATTCGCTGCACGGCCAGGGCATCCTCGTGCCCGGCACGCGCATCGTGGTCGAAGGCGTCGCCGAGGACGGTACGATCGAGGCGATCCGCATCGCCGATGCCCCGGCCTTTGCGCTCGGCGTCCAATGGCACGCCGAATTCGATCCACAGACCAATCCGCTGAACCGCGCGCTGTTCCAGGCCTTCGGCGCGGCGCTGCGGTCGGGCGACGCCAGAATCGCCAAAAGCGCGTAA
- the psaB gene encoding Photosystem I P700 chlorophyll a apoprotein A2, producing the protein MRCRSCAALVAAALVLPLPPAHALEVEYSTTPVGERPSALGETSLGASRWSPASLPASTFAPRTEGGSLSSSGGAAIQSSGGSSSFRLDEVPSRLRERTRTLLGEFGARDEADGRIRITLLGDVLFDFDKSEVRPDARPVLNRLAELLAGYRQAAVAIEGHTDAKGDDDYNQALSERRAAAVKAYLARHNAGGARLSTRGFGESRPVAPNTTPDGADDPEGRQRNRRVEFVIGASTR; encoded by the coding sequence ATGCGGTGCCGCTCCTGCGCGGCGCTGGTCGCCGCCGCCCTTGTGCTGCCGTTGCCGCCGGCCCATGCCCTCGAGGTGGAATATTCCACGACGCCGGTCGGTGAACGCCCGTCCGCGCTCGGCGAAACCTCCCTCGGCGCCAGCCGCTGGAGCCCGGCCTCGCTGCCGGCGTCGACCTTCGCGCCCAGGACCGAGGGCGGTTCCCTGTCCTCGTCGGGCGGGGCCGCGATACAGTCTTCGGGGGGAAGCTCGTCGTTCCGCCTCGACGAAGTGCCCAGCCGGCTGCGCGAGCGCACGCGCACCCTGCTCGGCGAGTTCGGCGCCCGCGACGAGGCCGACGGGCGGATCCGCATCACCCTGCTCGGCGATGTTCTCTTCGATTTCGACAAGTCCGAGGTCAGGCCCGATGCCCGGCCCGTGCTCAACCGGCTGGCCGAGCTCCTCGCCGGCTATCGGCAGGCCGCGGTGGCGATCGAAGGCCATACCGACGCCAAGGGCGACGACGACTACAATCAGGCGCTTTCGGAGCGGCGGGCGGCAGCGGTCAAAGCCTATCTCGCGCGGCACAATGCAGGCGGTGCGCGGCTGAGCACGCGGGGTTTCGGCGAGAGCCGGCCCGTTGCGCCCAATACCACGCCCGACGGCGCGGACGACCCGGAGGGCCGGCAGCGCAACCGCCGGGTGGAATTCGTCATCGGCGCCAGCACGCGCTGA
- the coxM gene encoding Alternative cytochrome c oxidase subunit 2: MPTAILLLLVAVGSVVFHLLSPWWWTPIASNWSYIDHTLTATFWITGVVFFAVVAFMAYCIFRFRHVDGRKADYEPENRRLESWLTVVTAIGVAAMLVPGLFVWHQFISVPVDAAQVEVMGQQWRWAYRLPGNDGKLGTTDVQFIGPDNPLGINPNDPNGRDDVVVDGGDLHLPLGRPVKVLLRSIDVLHNFYVPEFRAKMDMIPGSVTYFWFTPTRAGEFDVLCAELCGLAHSQMRGKVIVESAQAYERWRAGQTTFAEMTARARTAAAARTDAGGVAGR, translated from the coding sequence ATGCCTACTGCGATCCTCTTGCTGCTGGTGGCCGTCGGCTCCGTGGTGTTCCACCTGTTGAGCCCCTGGTGGTGGACGCCGATCGCGTCCAACTGGAGCTATATCGACCACACGCTGACCGCGACCTTCTGGATCACCGGCGTCGTGTTCTTCGCCGTCGTCGCCTTCATGGCCTATTGCATCTTCCGCTTTCGCCATGTCGACGGGCGCAAGGCCGACTATGAGCCCGAAAACCGCAGGCTGGAGAGCTGGCTCACGGTGGTGACGGCGATCGGCGTCGCCGCCATGCTGGTTCCGGGCCTGTTCGTCTGGCACCAGTTCATCTCCGTGCCGGTCGATGCGGCGCAGGTCGAGGTGATGGGCCAGCAATGGCGCTGGGCCTATCGCCTGCCGGGCAATGACGGCAAGCTCGGCACGACCGACGTGCAGTTCATCGGGCCGGACAATCCGCTCGGCATCAACCCGAACGACCCCAACGGCCGCGACGACGTCGTGGTCGACGGCGGCGACCTGCACCTGCCGCTCGGCCGGCCGGTCAAGGTGCTGCTGAGGTCGATCGACGTCCTGCACAATTTCTATGTGCCGGAGTTCCGCGCCAAGATGGACATGATCCCCGGCTCGGTGACCTATTTCTGGTTCACGCCGACCCGGGCCGGCGAGTTCGACGTGCTGTGCGCGGAACTCTGCGGGCTCGCCCATTCCCAGATGCGCGGCAAGGTGATCGTCGAGAGCGCCCAGGCCTATGAGCGCTGGCGGGCCGGTCAGACGACCTTTGCCGAGATGACCGCGCGCGCGCGGACGGCAGCGGCGGCGCGGACGGATGCAGGCGGCGTCGCCGGCCGCTGA